From the genome of Marixanthomonas ophiurae, one region includes:
- a CDS encoding YpdA family putative bacillithiol disulfide reductase — protein MTTEKEVLIIGAGPIGIACALECKKRNIDYIVVEKGTLTNSLYNYPLNMTFFSTSEKLEIDGIPFISNNPKPTRNEALEYYRRVATSNKLHINLYEEITEVEKQVDGSFIVASEKNTFKVNNIIVSTGFYDIPKLLNVPGEDLPKVSHYYKEAHPYVMQKSIVVGASNSSVDAALEIWRKGGDVTMVVRGSSIGERVKYWVKPDIENRIEEGSIKAYFNSEIKKIKKTAIIIDTPEGIKTINNDFVIALTGYRPDFAFLETLGIELSKEGKYFPKYNPDTMETNVPNLYLAGVICGGMETHKWFIENSRVHAKVIAADISDKINISKRCS, from the coding sequence TTGACTACCGAAAAAGAAGTACTTATTATCGGTGCTGGTCCTATTGGGATTGCTTGCGCCCTTGAATGCAAAAAACGTAATATTGATTATATCGTGGTTGAAAAAGGGACACTAACAAACTCCCTCTACAACTACCCACTGAATATGACCTTTTTTTCCACTTCCGAAAAACTGGAAATTGACGGCATTCCCTTTATTAGCAATAACCCAAAACCCACCCGTAATGAAGCCTTAGAATATTATCGAAGGGTAGCGACTTCAAACAAGCTACATATTAATTTATATGAAGAAATTACTGAGGTTGAAAAACAAGTTGATGGAAGCTTTATTGTTGCTTCTGAAAAAAACACCTTTAAAGTCAATAATATAATAGTTAGCACCGGTTTTTACGACATTCCCAAACTACTGAATGTTCCCGGAGAAGATTTACCAAAAGTTTCGCATTATTATAAAGAGGCACATCCATATGTGATGCAAAAAAGCATTGTGGTTGGGGCGAGCAATTCATCGGTAGATGCTGCTTTAGAAATTTGGCGCAAAGGAGGTGATGTTACCATGGTAGTAAGAGGCTCCTCTATTGGCGAACGTGTGAAGTATTGGGTAAAGCCCGATATTGAAAATAGAATTGAAGAAGGAAGCATCAAAGCCTATTTTAATTCAGAAATTAAAAAGATTAAAAAAACTGCAATAATCATTGATACGCCAGAAGGTATAAAAACAATTAATAATGATTTTGTTATCGCATTGACTGGATACCGTCCAGACTTTGCATTTTTGGAAACTTTAGGAATTGAACTATCAAAAGAAGGTAAGTACTTTCCAAAATACAATCCAGATACCATGGAAACAAATGTCCCTAACCTATATCTAGCAGGTGTTATCTGTGGCGGTATGGAAACCCACAAATGGTTTATCGAAAACTCACGGGTTCACGCTAAGGTTATAGCAGCAGATATTTCAGATAAAATCAACATATCAAAAAGGTGTAGTTAA
- a CDS encoding T9SS type A sorting domain-containing protein, producing MKAKLLINLFLIGFIFQIQAQTDPNWTYIRTDNTGIGGQLHYTIKGDAFNNIWTGGYTSSVDEGSLVRIATNDTVYTNWGTYAENYLPNGLIFDIEFDHTGVIWVATEKGIATSGDGLDWQHYDTANSSLLADQTEGMAIGLNDDLWAVTTNADNSINGVGFYNGTLWEYYTSSNSGLPAGTRLNDIAIDESDIKWVASENGLIKYDGVDWTQYTTANSGLSSNNILEIVIDNQDKVWALVGNAVDIFDGTDWTHITSDDLPVSNLNASSIAIRDDKIILTEGSNSRALIFDGTDWTVETINYSIFDCYIDTDGNYWISGSGVVGKFDGVDWTRFTRNNTGLPDNFNDDIFIDSQGRRWFANGQGGIQVFDCPNWEVYGPNNEGLFPNPQPLFQTTIGTSITEDGDGDIWFTYDGTSGYAIQIPDGNYSDYASWVIWDNTNSHSFLQSLQEIEATDNGLIFTRAYNGNTFMYDKAANTWTLWDFTNGLTGNPNCLTGRTGGKMYLGQYQGIDIYDNGTWSRMDLSSQGIEHISDIQFDNNDIMWVATTEGLWKYDGTDWTNWNSTNSNIAADNVRAIDIDANNNIYISAHNTQTAPYYGGISYFDGTGDTFTTFLDASSPLAHKQVEDIEVDEFGNIWALTQSEGFSIYNPNGITGFECIDRSLNRILSVPTVGSESLDKGISYPNPFSVTTTIVFNSNNVKPVSIVVYDLLGRKIKSVLIEDVSEGKNTFTLNLSDQSTGIYFCKITSNKKSSTIKLLKK from the coding sequence ATGAAAGCAAAACTACTAATCAACTTATTTTTAATAGGTTTTATTTTTCAGATTCAAGCACAAACAGATCCAAACTGGACATACATTCGGACAGACAACACAGGCATTGGCGGTCAATTGCACTATACAATCAAAGGAGATGCGTTTAACAACATCTGGACCGGAGGCTACACTTCTTCTGTAGACGAAGGTAGTTTAGTCCGCATTGCTACAAATGATACGGTATATACAAATTGGGGTACCTATGCCGAAAATTATTTGCCAAATGGGCTCATTTTCGATATTGAATTTGACCATACTGGTGTTATATGGGTAGCTACTGAAAAAGGGATTGCCACTTCGGGCGATGGATTGGATTGGCAACATTATGACACTGCAAATTCCTCCCTTTTAGCAGACCAAACAGAAGGCATGGCCATTGGCCTCAATGATGACCTTTGGGCCGTAACCACTAATGCTGACAACTCGATAAATGGAGTGGGGTTTTATAATGGAACTCTATGGGAATATTACACAAGCTCTAACTCAGGACTTCCCGCAGGGACAAGGCTTAATGACATTGCTATTGACGAAAGTGATATTAAATGGGTTGCTTCAGAAAATGGATTGATTAAATATGACGGTGTTGACTGGACGCAATACACTACAGCCAATAGCGGATTATCTTCAAATAACATCCTCGAAATTGTTATTGATAACCAAGACAAGGTTTGGGCCTTAGTTGGTAATGCAGTCGATATTTTTGACGGAACAGACTGGACCCATATAACCAGTGACGATTTGCCCGTTTCAAACCTAAATGCTTCTTCAATTGCCATTCGGGATGATAAGATAATTTTAACTGAAGGAAGCAATAGTAGAGCTTTAATATTTGACGGAACTGATTGGACGGTTGAAACCATAAATTATTCCATATTCGATTGTTACATCGATACTGACGGAAATTACTGGATATCCGGTTCGGGCGTGGTAGGAAAATTTGACGGTGTTGATTGGACAAGGTTTACCCGCAACAATACCGGTTTACCTGATAATTTTAACGACGATATTTTTATAGACAGTCAAGGACGCAGATGGTTTGCAAATGGACAAGGTGGTATTCAAGTGTTCGATTGTCCCAATTGGGAGGTCTACGGTCCCAACAATGAAGGACTATTCCCTAATCCACAACCCTTATTTCAAACAACAATTGGCACATCCATAACTGAAGACGGTGATGGCGATATTTGGTTTACCTACGATGGCACTTCTGGCTATGCCATACAAATACCCGATGGTAATTATAGTGACTACGCTTCTTGGGTGATTTGGGATAATACCAATTCGCATTCGTTTTTACAATCCCTACAAGAAATAGAAGCCACAGACAACGGACTTATTTTTACAAGAGCTTATAATGGTAATACATTTATGTATGATAAAGCAGCTAATACATGGACCCTTTGGGATTTTACCAATGGACTAACTGGAAACCCAAATTGCCTTACCGGTAGAACCGGTGGCAAAATGTACTTGGGCCAATATCAAGGTATCGATATATACGACAATGGTACCTGGAGCAGAATGGATCTATCGTCACAAGGTATAGAACACATTAGCGATATTCAATTTGACAACAACGACATTATGTGGGTGGCAACTACAGAGGGACTTTGGAAATATGATGGTACTGACTGGACCAACTGGAACTCTACTAATAGCAATATAGCCGCAGATAATGTACGGGCAATCGATATTGATGCTAATAACAACATATATATAAGTGCACATAATACACAAACGGCACCTTATTATGGAGGCATATCGTATTTTGATGGGACAGGTGATACCTTCACAACGTTTTTAGACGCAAGTTCTCCCCTAGCCCATAAACAAGTTGAAGATATTGAGGTGGATGAATTTGGCAATATTTGGGCCTTAACACAAAGTGAAGGGTTTAGTATTTATAATCCTAATGGTATAACTGGTTTTGAATGTATAGACAGATCGTTAAATAGAATTCTTAGCGTACCTACTGTAGGTTCTGAAAGCTTAGACAAAGGGATAAGTTATCCCAACCCATTTTCCGTCACTACTACAATTGTGTTTAACTCTAATAATGTAAAACCAGTTTCTATTGTAGTTTATGATTTGTTAGGAAGAAAAATAAAAAGTGTTTTAATAGAAGATGTTTCAGAAGGAAAAAATACATTTACTTTAAACTTATCTGACCAAAGCACGGGTATCTATTTCTGTAAAATAACATCTAACAAAAAGAGTAGCACAATAAAACTTCTAAAGAAATAA
- the rpe gene encoding ribulose-phosphate 3-epimerase, whose translation MSQTILAPSILAADFANLKKDIEMVNNSEADWFHLDVMDGVFVPNISFGMPVIEAISRHATKPLDVHLMIVQPERYIKDFALLGTNILTVHYEASTHLHRTLQAIKAEGMQAGVALNPHTNISVLKDTIQDIDLICLMSVNPGFGGQSFIENTYEKVKELKQLISEKGASTKIEIDGGVTNKNAKQLVEAGADVLVAGSYVFGSKNPTDTIAGLAKLTQ comes from the coding sequence ATGAGCCAAACTATTTTAGCACCCTCAATTCTCGCGGCAGATTTTGCCAACCTAAAAAAAGATATTGAAATGGTAAATAATAGTGAAGCAGACTGGTTTCACTTAGACGTTATGGACGGTGTTTTTGTTCCTAATATTTCTTTTGGTATGCCGGTTATTGAAGCTATTTCAAGGCATGCAACAAAACCTTTAGATGTACATTTAATGATTGTTCAGCCAGAACGCTACATAAAAGACTTTGCTTTATTAGGCACTAATATATTAACCGTACACTATGAAGCCTCTACTCATTTACACAGAACATTACAAGCCATTAAAGCGGAAGGAATGCAAGCCGGTGTTGCCTTAAATCCGCACACTAATATTTCAGTTTTAAAAGACACCATTCAAGATATCGATTTGATATGCTTGATGAGTGTAAACCCTGGTTTTGGTGGACAATCGTTTATTGAAAATACGTATGAAAAGGTAAAAGAACTTAAACAACTTATTTCAGAAAAAGGAGCTTCTACAAAAATTGAAATTGACGGTGGCGTAACTAACAAAAACGCAAAACAATTGGTTGAAGCAGGAGCCGATGTTTTGGTTGCTGGTAGTTACGTTTTCGGATCGAAAAACCCAACAGACACCATTGCAGGCTTAGCAAAACTAACTCAGTAG
- a CDS encoding BLUF domain-containing protein: protein MTYTICYVSSASRELENNELENLFYEVQTNNDDADITGVLLYYYGNFLQVLEGEKDILLDLFESIKKDKRHKNIITIFNKQNEHRIFEGYKSGFSIVKTKSDLKNLKEYLNKTKDTTPFSTSVLGLLEPFLI from the coding sequence ATGACATATACCATTTGTTATGTAAGCAGTGCTTCTAGAGAATTAGAAAACAATGAGCTAGAAAATCTCTTTTATGAAGTCCAAACCAATAATGATGATGCTGATATTACTGGAGTTTTATTGTATTACTACGGAAATTTTCTACAAGTGTTAGAAGGCGAAAAAGATATACTTCTCGACCTTTTTGAAAGTATAAAAAAGGATAAACGCCATAAAAACATCATCACCATCTTTAACAAACAAAACGAACATCGTATCTTTGAAGGGTACAAATCGGGTTTTAGCATTGTTAAAACAAAATCTGACTTAAAAAACTTAAAAGAATATTTAAACAAAACGAAAGACACAACACCATTTTCAACTAGTGTTTTAGGTCTTTTAGAACCTTTTTTAATTTAA
- a CDS encoding sigma-70 family RNA polymerase sigma factor yields the protein MRQLKITKQVTNRETASLDKYLQEIGKVDLITAEQEVELAQRIRAGDHLALEKLTKANLRFVVSVAKQYQNQGLTLPDLINEGNLGLIKAAKRFDETRGFKFISYAVWWIRQSILQALAEQSRIVRLPLNKIGSINKINKTFAFLEQANERPPSPEEIAKELDLTITEVKESLKNSGRHLSMDAPLIDGEDSNLYDVLRSGESPNPDRSLLHESLKTEIERSLETITPREADVVRLYFGLCDQQPMTLEEIGETFDLTRERVRQIKEKAIRRLKQTSRSKILKTYLG from the coding sequence ATGAGACAGTTAAAAATCACAAAACAGGTTACCAACAGAGAGACCGCCTCGTTGGACAAATATCTTCAGGAAATTGGTAAAGTTGACCTGATTACTGCGGAACAAGAAGTTGAACTGGCACAGCGCATAAGAGCGGGCGACCATCTAGCATTAGAAAAACTTACAAAAGCAAATTTACGTTTTGTTGTTTCGGTTGCAAAACAATATCAAAATCAAGGATTAACACTACCAGACCTTATCAACGAAGGAAACTTGGGACTAATTAAAGCCGCCAAGCGTTTTGATGAAACTCGAGGTTTTAAATTTATTTCCTATGCTGTTTGGTGGATACGCCAATCAATTCTTCAAGCATTGGCAGAGCAATCTCGAATAGTTAGGTTACCTTTGAATAAAATTGGTAGTATTAATAAAATTAATAAGACCTTTGCCTTTTTAGAGCAAGCAAATGAACGTCCACCTTCTCCCGAAGAAATAGCAAAAGAGTTGGATTTGACCATAACCGAAGTAAAAGAGTCGTTAAAAAATAGTGGTCGCCACTTATCGATGGATGCACCACTTATTGATGGAGAAGATTCAAACTTATACGATGTATTGCGAAGTGGTGAATCACCAAATCCAGACCGTTCTTTGTTGCACGAATCTTTGAAAACTGAAATAGAACGTTCTTTAGAGACTATAACTCCTCGAGAAGCAGATGTGGTTCGATTGTATTTTGGTTTATGTGACCAACAACCTATGACTCTGGAAGAAATAGGCGAAACATTCGATTTAACTCGTGAGCGTGTTCGCCAAATTAAAGAAAAAGCCATTCGTAGGTTAAAACAAACCTCAAGGAGTAAAATATTGAAAACCTATTTAGGGTAA
- a CDS encoding RNA polymerase sigma factor, with translation MNTEEKLIERCKKRDRAAQSELFEKYKNTLYFLSLKYCRNEADAEDNTQDAFITIFEKIKSYKGKGSFEGWMKRITIYKAIAKYKIKKTTAVDYKNALLEDTTIEENKMNFPLETLLNMVQKLPDQYRLVFNLYQLDGFSHKEVANLLAISESTSKSNYHRAKQLLKNDILKLKNNPKITNNGA, from the coding sequence TTGAATACAGAAGAAAAATTAATAGAACGGTGCAAAAAAAGGGATCGAGCAGCTCAAAGCGAACTATTCGAAAAATACAAAAACACCCTTTATTTTTTATCCTTAAAATATTGTAGAAACGAAGCCGATGCCGAAGATAATACCCAAGACGCTTTTATCACCATTTTTGAAAAAATAAAAAGCTACAAAGGAAAAGGTTCTTTTGAAGGCTGGATGAAACGTATTACTATCTATAAAGCCATTGCCAAGTACAAAATAAAGAAAACTACAGCCGTTGATTATAAAAACGCCCTTTTAGAAGACACTACCATAGAGGAAAACAAAATGAACTTCCCTCTTGAAACTTTATTAAACATGGTTCAAAAATTGCCAGATCAATATCGCTTAGTTTTCAACTTGTATCAATTGGATGGGTTTTCACATAAAGAAGTAGCCAATTTATTAGCCATTTCTGAAAGCACATCAAAATCTAATTATCATCGGGCAAAACAACTTTTAAAAAATGACATTTTAAAACTAAAAAACAACCCTAAAATAACTAATAATGGAGCATAA
- a CDS encoding glutamate-5-semialdehyde dehydrogenase: MQLIDTKTKNNVLESMISILDKRRADILEANKKDLEAFSRDDQALYDRLVVNDAKVDGMIKAITEVKNQEDPVNKEISSLTLDSGLEINNRTAPFGTIMIIYESRPDVTIEAAVLAFKANNKILLKGGKEAYHSNVILVDCWHQALKENDLKKDWINMLQMNREQTQEFLRNPDEQLDLIVPRGGERLIQFVKEHAKCAVLISGRGNNFLYVHKDADWKKTIEVIINAKTDKISGCNALDKVLVDKNIPNYEEKLQELKKVLTASDVEVIVDDEVKKVLTDSEVILDKKVWHEEFLALKIAIGAVESLDEAIEKINHYSGGHSSAILTEDKEAAKKFMEHIDSAAVYHNASTRFTDGGQMGVGAELAISTDKLHHRGPLGLKQLVTNKYYVFGDGHVRV; encoded by the coding sequence ATGCAATTGATAGACACAAAAACAAAAAACAACGTACTGGAAAGTATGATCTCTATTCTCGATAAGAGAAGAGCAGATATTTTAGAAGCCAATAAAAAAGATTTGGAAGCTTTTTCCAGAGATGATCAAGCGTTATATGATCGCCTTGTGGTAAACGATGCTAAAGTTGATGGCATGATAAAAGCCATTACTGAAGTTAAAAACCAAGAAGATCCAGTAAATAAAGAGATTTCGAGCCTTACTTTAGATAGTGGGCTTGAGATTAACAATCGCACAGCTCCATTTGGCACGATCATGATTATTTATGAATCGAGACCAGATGTAACCATTGAAGCCGCTGTATTAGCCTTTAAAGCCAATAACAAAATATTGCTAAAAGGTGGTAAAGAAGCTTACCACAGTAATGTAATTTTGGTTGATTGCTGGCACCAGGCCTTAAAAGAAAACGATCTTAAAAAAGATTGGATTAACATGCTGCAAATGAATCGCGAGCAAACCCAAGAATTTTTAAGAAACCCAGACGAGCAATTAGATTTAATCGTACCACGTGGTGGTGAACGATTGATTCAATTTGTGAAAGAGCATGCTAAATGTGCGGTCTTAATTAGTGGTAGAGGAAACAATTTCCTATATGTACATAAAGATGCTGACTGGAAAAAAACAATTGAAGTAATTATCAATGCTAAAACTGATAAAATTTCAGGGTGTAATGCACTAGATAAGGTATTGGTAGATAAAAACATACCAAATTACGAAGAGAAGCTTCAAGAGTTGAAAAAAGTGCTTACCGCTTCAGATGTTGAAGTGATTGTAGATGATGAAGTGAAAAAAGTATTGACAGATTCTGAAGTCATTTTAGACAAGAAAGTTTGGCATGAAGAGTTTTTAGCACTTAAAATAGCCATTGGTGCCGTTGAGAGTTTGGACGAAGCCATTGAAAAGATTAACCATTACAGTGGTGGTCACTCTAGTGCTATTTTAACCGAAGATAAAGAAGCTGCCAAAAAATTTATGGAACACATAGATAGTGCAGCTGTATATCATAACGCTTCTACCCGATTTACCGATGGTGGACAAATGGGCGTAGGTGCAGAATTAGCGATTAGTACAGATAAATTACACCACCGTGGGCCATTAGGCTTAAAACAACTAGTAACAAACAAATATTATGTGTTTGGTGATGGTCACGTTAGAGTGTAA
- the proB gene encoding glutamate 5-kinase has protein sequence MSKKRVVIKVGTNVMTNKDNRIVGPILNELVRQIAELYENDIEPILVSSGSAIAGKEVLGDCSSDDPSTRRQIFSAVGQPRMMRHYYSLFHDHGMRCAQVLATKRDFAPGKHRENMINCYEGLMKEGVVPIANEDDAVSLKMSMFSDNDELASLVAELVQADALILLTDTDGLYTGHPDDDDSEKLTQVRHNQNVEKYVQKNEKGEGEGRGGMKSKLKIAKETARKDIPTFIANGKRKNVIVELLEGKDVGTRFYA, from the coding sequence ATGAGCAAAAAACGAGTGGTTATAAAAGTAGGAACCAACGTTATGACGAATAAAGACAATCGCATTGTAGGACCGATTTTAAACGAATTGGTTCGTCAAATTGCCGAATTGTATGAGAATGATATTGAGCCCATTTTGGTCTCTTCAGGATCTGCGATTGCTGGTAAGGAAGTATTGGGAGATTGCTCTTCTGATGATCCTTCTACCCGTAGGCAAATATTTTCTGCGGTTGGACAACCACGTATGATGCGCCATTACTACAGCTTATTTCACGATCACGGAATGCGTTGTGCACAAGTATTGGCCACCAAACGTGACTTTGCACCGGGTAAACACCGTGAAAACATGATAAATTGTTATGAAGGTTTAATGAAAGAAGGTGTAGTTCCTATTGCAAACGAAGATGACGCCGTTTCTTTAAAAATGTCGATGTTTAGTGACAATGATGAGCTAGCAAGCCTTGTAGCCGAATTGGTGCAAGCAGATGCTTTAATTTTGCTTACAGACACAGACGGACTTTATACTGGTCACCCAGATGATGATGATTCAGAAAAACTGACACAAGTTCGCCACAATCAAAACGTGGAGAAATATGTTCAGAAAAATGAAAAAGGTGAAGGTGAAGGTCGTGGTGGCATGAAGTCTAAACTGAAAATAGCTAAAGAAACAGCACGTAAAGACATTCCAACCTTTATAGCCAACGGAAAGCGCAAAAACGTAATCGTTGAGCTATTAGAGGGTAAAGACGTAGGAACTCGTTTTTACGCATAA
- the proC gene encoding pyrroline-5-carboxylate reductase: protein MKVLVIGAGNMGLTYAEGMAKSPYLNRRNLMIFDVSPEKTEALSAIPHFDAYDTLEDCLPKADVVFIAVKPYHSEDLFNTMKKQVNKDQVFVSLMAGITIESMQEGLGVKKVIRTMPNLPAKVGKGMTSFTESEDVSRIELIMVRNLLDTTGEAIHVENENFINASTGISGSGPAYVFYFMQSMLEAALKMGFSENDSKVLVSQTFEGAVALFNDSDLSPTSWMNKVASKGGTTRAALDSMDDNNIKELIKEAAYAAFNRATELGQ from the coding sequence ATGAAAGTATTAGTTATAGGCGCAGGGAATATGGGATTAACCTACGCTGAAGGTATGGCAAAATCGCCTTACCTCAATAGAAGAAATTTAATGATATTTGATGTTTCTCCTGAAAAAACAGAAGCATTAAGTGCTATTCCACATTTTGATGCATACGATACTCTTGAAGACTGTCTGCCGAAAGCAGATGTTGTTTTTATTGCAGTTAAACCATATCATAGTGAAGACCTTTTTAATACTATGAAAAAACAAGTTAACAAAGACCAAGTTTTTGTTTCTTTAATGGCAGGAATTACCATAGAAAGCATGCAAGAAGGATTAGGAGTTAAAAAAGTAATTCGTACAATGCCTAATCTTCCGGCGAAAGTAGGAAAAGGGATGACTTCATTTACTGAATCTGAAGATGTAAGCCGTATAGAACTTATTATGGTTCGCAATTTATTAGATACCACAGGAGAAGCTATTCACGTAGAAAATGAAAACTTTATAAATGCTTCTACTGGTATTTCAGGTAGTGGACCTGCATATGTTTTCTATTTTATGCAATCGATGCTAGAAGCAGCCTTAAAAATGGGTTTCTCAGAAAACGATTCAAAAGTATTGGTTTCTCAAACATTTGAAGGTGCTGTTGCACTCTTTAACGACTCAGACCTATCTCCTACTAGTTGGATGAACAAAGTAGCATCTAAAGGAGGAACTACGCGTGCCGCTTTAGATTCTATGGACGATAATAATATTAAAGAATTAATTAAAGAAGCTGCATATGCAGCGTTTAACCGAGCTACAGAACTTGGACAATAA
- a CDS encoding polyribonucleotide nucleotidyltransferase, with protein MIPKVFKEVIDLGDGREISIETGKLAKQAHGSVVVQSGKCMLLCTVVSNYEQKDLPFLPLTVDYREKFAAAGRYPGGFFKREARPSDGEVLTMRLVDRVLRPLFPKDYSAETQVMIQLMSHDEDVMPEAMAGLAASAAIQLSDFPFECAISEARVGRVDGKFIINPTRAQLAESDLEMMIGASADSVMMVEGEMDEISEEDMVEAIKFAHEAIKVQIEAQHRLADAVGRKEVREYDGESTNADLEKKVHDMAYDKVYAVAKAGSSKHERTEAFANIKEEVKASFSEEELEEQGDLISDYYRKAEKAAVRDLILNEGLRLDGRKTDEVRDIWCEIDYLPSVHGSAVFTRGETQALATVTLGTSRDANQIDMPSQEGEERFYLHYNFPPFCTGEARPIRGTSRREIGHGNLAQRALKGMVPEECPYTVRVVSEVLESNGSSSMATVCAGTMALMDAGVQMKKPVSGIAMGLISDGDSGKYAVLSDILGDEDHLGDMDFKVTGTADGITACQMDIKVKGLSYEILVNALKQARDGRLHILGKLTDAIAEPNADVKSYAPKMVSVRIPNEFIGAMIGPGGKVIQELQKETDTTIVINEDPETEEGIIEILGTGQEGIDAVLAKIDSVTFKPQVGSVYEVKVIKILDFGAVVEYVDAPGNEVLLHISELAWDRTDNVTDVVNMGDVIDVKYFGIDKRTRKEKVSKKALEPKPEGYQERKSSGGSRDNNRGRDNRNRDNKSRD; from the coding sequence ATGATACCTAAAGTATTTAAAGAGGTTATAGACCTTGGCGATGGTAGAGAAATCTCTATCGAAACAGGAAAATTGGCAAAACAGGCCCACGGCTCTGTTGTTGTACAATCTGGAAAATGTATGTTGCTTTGTACCGTAGTTTCAAACTATGAACAAAAAGACCTTCCTTTTCTTCCCCTAACAGTAGATTACCGTGAAAAATTTGCGGCAGCAGGACGTTATCCTGGTGGTTTCTTTAAAAGAGAAGCTCGACCAAGTGATGGTGAAGTTTTAACGATGCGTTTAGTAGATCGCGTATTACGTCCATTATTTCCAAAGGATTACAGTGCCGAAACACAGGTAATGATCCAATTAATGTCTCACGACGAAGATGTGATGCCAGAAGCAATGGCTGGTTTAGCCGCTTCAGCAGCTATTCAATTATCAGATTTTCCTTTTGAATGCGCTATTTCCGAAGCCCGCGTAGGTCGTGTAGATGGTAAATTCATCATCAACCCAACAAGAGCGCAATTAGCAGAATCTGATCTCGAAATGATGATTGGTGCTTCAGCAGACAGTGTGATGATGGTGGAAGGTGAAATGGATGAGATTTCAGAAGAAGATATGGTAGAAGCAATAAAGTTTGCACACGAAGCCATTAAAGTACAAATTGAAGCGCAACATCGCTTAGCTGATGCAGTAGGAAGAAAAGAAGTACGTGAGTACGATGGTGAATCTACTAATGCAGACCTTGAGAAAAAGGTACACGATATGGCGTATGACAAAGTATATGCTGTAGCAAAAGCTGGTTCTTCAAAGCACGAGCGTACAGAAGCATTCGCTAACATTAAAGAAGAAGTAAAAGCTTCCTTTTCTGAAGAAGAATTAGAAGAGCAAGGCGATTTGATTTCAGATTATTACCGTAAAGCTGAAAAAGCTGCAGTACGTGACCTTATCTTAAATGAAGGATTACGTCTTGATGGTCGTAAAACTGACGAAGTTCGTGACATTTGGTGTGAAATAGATTATTTACCATCTGTACACGGTTCGGCTGTGTTTACAAGAGGTGAAACGCAAGCATTGGCAACCGTTACTTTAGGTACCTCTCGCGATGCAAACCAAATAGATATGCCGTCTCAAGAAGGTGAAGAACGTTTCTACTTACACTATAACTTCCCACCATTTTGTACTGGTGAAGCAAGACCTATTCGTGGAACATCTCGTAGAGAGATTGGGCACGGTAACTTAGCGCAACGTGCCTTAAAAGGTATGGTGCCAGAAGAGTGTCCTTACACCGTACGTGTAGTTAGTGAAGTATTAGAATCTAACGGTTCGTCTTCTATGGCAACTGTATGTGCTGGTACAATGGCATTGATGGATGCTGGTGTGCAAATGAAAAAGCCAGTTTCTGGTATTGCTATGGGGTTAATTTCTGATGGCGATTCTGGTAAGTATGCTGTATTGTCTGATATTTTAGGTGATGAAGATCACTTAGGTGATATGGACTTTAAAGTAACTGGTACTGCAGATGGTATCACCGCTTGCCAAATGGATATTAAAGTAAAAGGATTGTCTTACGAGATTTTAGTGAATGCACTAAAACAAGCGCGCGATGGTCGTTTACACATTCTAGGCAAACTAACTGATGCTATTGCAGAACCAAATGCAGATGTTAAGTCTTACGCTCCTAAAATGGTGTCTGTAAGAATCCCTAATGAGTTTATTGGTGCTATGATTGGACCTGGTGGAAAAGTAATTCAAGAACTTCAAAAAGAGACGGATACAACAATCGTTATTAACGAAGATCCGGAAACTGAAGAAGGTATTATTGAAATATTAGGTACTGGACAAGAAGGAATCGACGCGGTATTAGCTAAAATTGATTCTGTAACCTTTAAACCGCAAGTAGGAAGCGTTTACGAAGTAAAAGTAATTAAGATACTTGATTTTGGAGCTGTTGTAGAATACGTTGATGCTCCTGGAAATGAAGTATTATTACATATTTCGGAACTAGCTTGGGATCGTACTGATAATGTTACCGATGTTGTAAATATGGGTGATGTGATCGACGTGAAATACTTCGGTATTGATAAGCGAACTAGAAAAGAAAAAGTTTCTAAAAAAGCACTTGAACCAAAACCAGAAGGCTATCAAGAGCGTAAAAGTAGTGGTGGAAGCCGTGACAACAATAGAGGTCGCGACAACCGAAACCGCGATAATAAAAGTAGAGACTAA